One Lachancea thermotolerans CBS 6340 chromosome F complete sequence DNA window includes the following coding sequences:
- a CDS encoding KLTH0F15708p (no similarity), which translates to MCARNKNTNKGTFYTQEQSVWAPDLIQLLCLELDFRLKVSQADEKSFPFSNGAYSLAYGDTSTRAKLRETGIWKQNRSLLFT; encoded by the coding sequence ATGTGTGCtagaaacaaaaacactAACAAAGGCACTTTTTACACACAAGAGCAGTCTGTCTGGGCTCCAGACCTGATACAGCTGCTATGCCTTGAACTTGACTTCAGGCTAAAAGTTTCTCAGGCTGATGAAAAGAGTTTCCCATTTTCCAACGGCGCCTATTCTCTTGCATACGGAGATACCTCAACGAGAGCGAAGTTAAGAGAGACAGGTATTTGGAAACAAAACCGGTCGCTACTCTTTACGTAG
- the BCS1 gene encoding bifunctional AAA family ATPase chaperone/translocase BCS1 (highly similar to uniprot|P32839 Saccharomyces cerevisiae YDR375C BCS1 Protein of the mitochondrial inner membrane that functions as an ATP-dependent chaperone required for the assembly of the cytochrome bc(1) complex from the Rip1p and Qcr10p proteins member of the CDC48/PAS1/SEC18 ATPase family): MEDPSRTDNSPTAALNLEKIRSDSDGSMSGMVTGLFNQVAQGNPYFAAGGGLMILGSGLALARSGIIRLSGLLYRQLLVDLEIPSKDKSYLWFLEWMAKHPHRSSRHLSVETNFIQHDNGAVTTKFSLVPGPGNHLIKYKGAFMLIKRERSGKMIDMTNGAPFETVTLTTLYRDRLLFRDLLSDAKNLAVKSKDGKTVVFTSWGPEWRPFGQPKAKRLLPSVILDQGIKQSILKDVKEFLNNGKWYFERGIPYRRGYLLYGPPGSGKTSFIQALAGELDYNICIMNLSEANLTDDRLNHLMNNIPERSILLLEDIDAAFNKRAQSSEKGFQSGVTFSGLLNALDGVASSEETITFMTTNHPEVLDPAIMRPGRIDYKVFIGNATPYQLGQMFLKFYPGEEKLCKEFVDRASALNVPISTAQLQGLFVFNKDAPESALAMVETLKHPNHVF; this comes from the coding sequence ATGGAGGATCCAAGCCGAACGGACAACAGCCCAACTGCTGCCctcaatcttgaaaagattcGATCTGATTCAGATGGATCGATGTCGGGCATGGTTACGGGTCTTTTCAATCAAGTTGCTCAGGGAAATCCATACTTTGCAGCCGGCGGCGGGCTCATGATCCTCGGGTCTGGTCTAGCGCTCGCAAGATCTGGTATTATAAGGCTTAGTGGGCTTCTCTACCGGCAATTGCTGGTTGACTTGGAAATTCCATCAAAAGACAAGTCTTATCTCTGGTTCCTCGAATGGATGGCCAAGCACCCACACCGCTCTTCTAGGCACTTATCCGTGGAAACTAACTTTATACAACACGATAATGGAGCAGTTACTACTAAGTTTTCTCTTGTTCCCGGTCCAGGCAACCATTTAATCAAGTATAAAGGTGCCTTCATGCTCATCAAGCGTGAGAGATCAGGAAAAATGATTGATATGACTAATGGTGCCCCTTTCGAAACAGTAACTCTTACTACACTTTACAGAGACAGATTGCTCTTCAGAGATCTGCTGAGTGACGCTAAAAACCTAGCCGTAAAGTCCAAGGATGGGAAAACCGTGGTTTTCACATCATGGGGGCCTGAATGGAGACCATTTGGACAACCTAAAGCCAAGAGATTGCTCCCTTCAGTTATATTGGACCAGGGCATTAAACAAAGCATTTTAAAAGATGTTAAAGAATTCTTAAACAATGGTAAATGGTATTTCGAACGTGGAATTCCTTACAGAAGAGGGTACCTCTTGTATGGCCCACCTGGAAGTGGCAAAACTAGTTTCATACAGGCTCTTGCTGGCGAACTTGATTATAACATCTGCATCATGAATCTGTCCGAAGCCAACCTCACAGATGATCGTCTGAACCACTTGATGAACAACATTCCAGAGAGAAGCATCTTGTTGCTCGAAGATATTGACGCTGCGTTTAATAAGAGAGCACAATCATCTGAAAAGGGATTCCAGTCCGGCGTCACTTTTAGTGGTTTGCTTAATGCCTTAGATGGAGTGGCATCGTCCGAAGAAACAATCACGTTTATGACCACCAATCATCCTGAGGTTTTGGATCCTGCCATAATGAGACCTGGCAGAATTGATTACAAAGTTTTTATCGGAAACGCCACCCCCTACCAGCTGGGCcaaatgtttttgaagttctaCCCTGGCGAAGAGAAACTTTGCAAAGAGTTTGTTGACAGGGCCTCCGCTCTTAATGTACCCATCAGTACTGCCCAGCTCCAGGGTCTGTTTGTATTTAACAAAGACGCTCCAGAGTCCGCCCTCGCAATGgttgaaactttgaagcacCCAAACCATGTGTTTTAA
- the PHO92 gene encoding mRNA-binding phosphate metabolism regulator (weakly similar to uniprot|Q06390 Saccharomyces cerevisiae YDR374C Hypothetical ORF), with product MFSVKASGSPKITAGKSCRERTIEDSLRDLEIFLRARKARKDTADENTVQTLSGSSDSGYSALLSEPASFQSTFTDNSLIQSAGTDINNESKGQFSPSDVALTNKIPTFKIPNLSRFFVIKSCRSEHIQISTKNGVWSSTELGNRRLSQAYCQREPGSRIFLLFSVNGSGCFCGLAEMTSNLRDAKANFWMDKKRFQKVFSVRWLIVRNVPNRQVRHYLNPMNDMKSVTQSRDTQELPLEVGRSIVKIFGELPEPLSL from the coding sequence ATGTTCAGCGTCAAGGCCTCAGGATCTCCCAAGATCACTGCCGGCAAAAGTTGTAGAGAACGAACCATTGAAGACTCTTTGAGAGACCTCGAGATATTCCTGAGAGCCCgcaaagcaagaaaagaCACTGCCGATGAAAACACCGTCCAGACATTAAGTGGTAGTAGTGACAGTGGTTATAGCGCGCTCCTGAGTGAACCTGCAAGTTTCCAGAGCACTTTTACCGACAATTCCCTAATTCAAAGTGCGGGCACAGATATTAATAACGAGTCAAAAGGGCAGTTTTCTCCAAGTGATGTGGCCCTCACTAACAAGATTCCAACCTTCAAAATCCCGAATCTGTCGCGGTTCTTCGTGATAAAGTCGTGTAGATCTGAGCATATCCAAATTTCAACCAAAAACGGTGTCTGGTCATCAACAGAGTTAGGAAATCGTCGTCTCTCGCAAGCTTATTGCCAGCGGGAGCCCGGCTCCCGCATCTTTCTCCTTTTTTCCGTGAATGGGTCAGGCTGCTTCTGTGGGCTCGCAGAGATGACGAGCAATCTCAGAGACGCAAAAGCCAACTTTTGGATGGATAAGAAGAGGTTTCAGAAAGTTTTTTCTGTGCGGTGGCTGATTGTACGCAATGTACCCAACAGACAAGTTCGCCATTACTTAAACCCGATGAATGATATGAAATCTGTCACACAATCGAGGGATACCCAGGAGTTACCATTGGAGGTTGGGCGCTCGATTGTTAAGATATTTGGAGAGCTGCCAGAACCGCTGTCACTTTAA
- the CAT5 gene encoding putative monooxygenase CAT5 (highly similar to uniprot|P41735 Saccharomyces cerevisiae YOR125C CAT5 Mitochondrial inner membrane protein directly involved in ubiquinone biosynthesis essential for several other metabolic pathways including respiration and gluconeogenic gene activation) → MLRKSVSRPASRGFSVLKSLKTTESPKSTQNAKPNDRFKPLSDAQVAYLDRVVRVDQAGELGANYIYAGQYFVLASKYPHLKPVLHHMWEQEIHHHNTFNEMQLKRRVRPSLITPLWKLGAFIMGSGTALISPEAAMACTEAVETVIGGHYNDQLRCLNNQYELERNDGTKGHSQELSSLIATIKQFRDDELEHLDTAIEYDSHKAVPYILLTEGIKNVCRVAIWTAERV, encoded by the coding sequence ATGCTGAGGAAATCTGTCTCTAGACCTGCCAGCCGCGGCTTTTCCgtgttgaaaagcttgaaaaccACCGAAAGCCCTAAGTCGACTCAAAATGCTAAGCCTAACGATCGCTTTAAGCCCCTGTCCGATGCCCAAGTCGCCTACCTGGACCGTGTAGTAAGAGTTGATCAGGCTGGAGAGCTTGGAGCAAACTACATCTATGCCGGGCAGTACTTTGTTCTTGCAAGCAAGTACCCTCACTTGAAACCCGTTCTGCACCACATGTGGGAGCAGGAAATCCACCACCACAATACCTTCAACGAGATGCAGCTGAAGCGCCGGGTGAGGCCCAGCTTGATTACGCCACTCTGGAAGCTCGGTGCGTTTATTATGGGGTCAGGAACGGCCCTGATATCCCCAGAGGCCGCGATGGCGTGTACAGAAGCCGTTGAGACTGTTATCGGCGGGCACTACAACGACCAGCTGCGGTGCCTCAACAACCAGTACGAGCTAGAGAGAAACGACGGCACAAAGGGCCACAGCCAGGAGCTAAGCAGCCTAATAGCCACTATCAAGCAGTTCCGGGACGACGAGCTGGAGCACCTGGATACCGCCATTGAATACGACTCCCACAAGGCTGTGCCTTACATTCTCCTTACGGAGGGAATTAAAAACGTATGCAGAGTAGCTATATGGACTGCGGAAAGAGTCTGA
- the FRQ1 gene encoding frequenin (highly similar to uniprot|Q06389 Saccharomyces cerevisiae YDR373W FRQ1 N-myristoylated calcium-binding protein that may have a role in intracellular signaling through its regulation of the phosphatidylinositol 4-kinase Pik1p member of the recoverin/frequenin branch of the EF-hand superfamily), with the protein MGAKTSKLSKDDLTSLRQSTYFDRREIQQWHKGFLRDCPSGALTKEEFTKIYKQFFPFGAPEEFASHVFNVFDQDENGTINFKEFITALSTTSRGTLEEKLVWAFQLYDLNRNGSITYDEMLTIVSSIYKMIGSMVKLEDNEATPELRVKKIFQLMDKNEDGEISLEEFREASKVDPSIVSALNLYDGLV; encoded by the coding sequence ATGGGTGCCAAGACATCTAAACTTTCCAAGGATGACCTGACAAGCCTGAGACAATCAACGTATTTTGACCGCAGGGAGATCCAGCAGTGGCACAAGGGTTTTCTAAGAGACTGTCCTTCCGGCGCATTGACAAAAGAGGAGTTCACAAAGATATACAAGCAATTCTTCCCGTTCGGAGCGCCGGAGGAGTTCGCCAGCCATGTATTCAACGTGTTCGACCAGGACGAAAACGGGACGatcaacttcaaagagttcATCACGGCACTGAGCACAACGTCGCGGGGCACGCTGGAGGAGAAGCTGGTGTGGGCGTTCCAGCTGTACGACCTGAACCGCAATGGGTCGATAACATACGATGAGATGCTGACCATCGTTTCCAGCATATACAAGATGATAGGCTCGATGGTGAAGCTTGAGGACAACGAGGCCACGCCGGAGCTGCGGGTCAAGAAGATATTTCAGCTGATGGACAAGAATGAGGACGGGGAGATTTCGCTGGAGGAGTTCCGCGAGGCGTCCAAGGTGGACCCCTCCATCGTGAGCGCGCTGAACCTCTACGACGGGCTAGTGTAG
- a CDS encoding KLTH0F15818p (no similarity) translates to MLIISINSRIKKDLKLSLPKVKVVKLSHKNEIYKEIFPYDFVRYYNRHYIIINEGEVEVKDMLKPYSFSIKPEEKDLKQLVLKSDDLKFGKLYNTE, encoded by the coding sequence ATGCTAATCATCTCAATCAATTCAAGAATAAAGAAGGACCTAAAACTAAGCTTGCCTAAAGTTAAGGTTGTAAAACTAAGCCATAAAAATGAAATTTACAAAGAAATATTTCCCTACGATTTTGTGAGATACTACAACAGGCACTACATTATTATAAACGAAGGGGAAGTGGAGGTGAAAGATATGCTCAAACCCTATAGCTTTTCCATCAAacctgaagaaaaggacCTAAAACAACTAGTATTAAAATCAGACGATTTGAAATTCGGTAAATTGTATAATACTGAATAG
- a CDS encoding KLTH0F15840p (no similarity): MQCQGIEERTVTMTRRRNAAHRGADRGVCARREQHSSKYALFSSALAFSQGMLIFPKTLLAQLDSKRVAVVWTVGKWYFEVPGTTVKTCFGRPACPRCRGGPNTESRGTNMAKVRSPEDGLNL; this comes from the coding sequence ATGCAATGTCAGGGAATTGAAGAGAGAACGGTGACGATGACAAGGAGGCGCAACGCGGCCCATCGGGGCGCAGATCGAGGCGTCTGCGCCAGGCGGGAACAGCACTCTAGCAAGTATGCGCTTTTTAGCTCCGCGCTAGCCTTTTCTCAGGGGATGCTGATTTTCCCTAAGACTTTGCTCGCGCAGCTGGACAGCAAAAGAGTTGCTGTCGTGTGGACAGTAGGAAAGTGGTATTTCGAGGTGCCAGGTACCACAGTCAAGACTTGCTTCGGGCGCCCCGCGTGCCCCCGTTGCCGCGGCGGGCCAAACACCGAATCACGAGGCACGAACATGGCTAAGGTCAGATCTCCTGAAGATGGACTTAACCTTTAA
- the UBP2 gene encoding ubiquitin-specific protease UBP2 (similar to uniprot|Q01476 Saccharomyces cerevisiae YOR124C UBP2 Ubiquitin-specific protease that removes ubiquitin from ubiquitinated proteins cleaves at the C terminus of ubiquitin fusions capable of cleaving polyubiquitin and possesses isopeptidase activity): MFKDFSGSEAPVYEPADSISKPIDDGGLEDGGSTQDNGKALLYPDAGSLFPFKTSERLLDEIKAELAYRNSNGHDILYSALHSGVLKLPVLEYSRKPVPDPFSIGHLLDQVVLKTRYEYESRTCPGLNKVSVFMGVLVSPSIVPREPEDLAAAPIYHLKLTVKTRMHLEHTRKQAGVCQYHMLSELHPSDKQDLFLAEESDPSLLDSAMYVSSDTNKLVCIEIFKPEFSHEDLATFSPDSIRRRFAEACGKFPDLDPEKVPSQAECFSTLLKIFKGPLNRRSPDDVLKTISADNKFLNSQIEPAWLTERFQFQLCETQASEEPETALEYQPPDLTDYVNNLSVRKLREEYTRKCLELVFLGKMAVALMSKDDVAQDSRARSFHLYQISYSPSFFFHLLGETRGVMDYGTQEIDKNYHFINLSACHYYSDKDIIKNYETQARLDPENIGIYFDALNFIANFKGSYQLITYCRKQDVVGKEALDSALSLFGIDASDTDLSTVPDDLLLGIYRKESSQASQQKRSSLKNSLRLIAKAKKSQILQFYTAYEPYDNTYQAYSLLEVNESVDVDIIQTAYTVKVTDSPGLKIDCDRAIYTIAVSRRSMPLFNFLAEQCPAFNEFYSADKLTYQEALNLLQVNENASDDVILEVFQRKWHQEPVSSPDQFLISSSALTKIGQVRNSLLINRYLETGIIDVSCLPAGNWPTGLNNIGNTCYLNSLLQYYFCISPLRQSIVEYQKTLSEFHQSIGHLESKRRIGGREVSEAEVERSIQFVYQLRDLFTDMVHTENRYVTPTKELAYLAFAPSNIEVEFEGTPSSGSVGEAEDEEEGAIKETTEVIDLTSVPNAEQDIEMLDPVPSESEMIVEQFVDSPKDDKKQDAAEAIGTSTRVAKISSDQLENALEMGRQQDVTECIGNVLFQLESASEPTCLDTDGEQQDLIKQLFFGKLRQVLTPLNDPTKVRTKIERFVSLLVNVGDHPKDVYDALDQYFKNDVLQLEDGDVNRSVAIKELPAVLQIQIQRVYYDRERFMPFKSIEPLPFEDSIYMDRYMDTEDPVMLKKREEAATLKKELVTLKEKQRSLLDKNGSGMSFKSSLLETKRFLQSDVLENNDIESPNKEQSIQTIDSMLLKIDEELASVYHRIAFLEQKLSSHFDDFKQEGYSLFAVFIHRGEASYGHYWIYIKDSGKNGIWRKYNDESVTEAPESEVFNFSEGNTATPYFLVYVKNGQESQIEPLHRVTTKCAS; encoded by the coding sequence ATGTTCAAGGACTTCTCAGGCTCCGAGGCGCCGGTTTACGAGCCCGCAGACTCAATATCCAAGCCAATTGATGATGGCGGCCTAGAGGACGGCGGTTCGACGCAGGATAACGGCAAGGCCCTTCTGTACCCTGACGCAGGCAGCCTCTTTCCTTTCAAGACCTCTGAAAGGTTGCTGGACGAGATCAAGGCCGAACTTGCGTACAGAAACTCCAACGGGCATGATATACTGTACTCGGCGCTACATAGTGGCGTTCTGAAGCTCCCCGTCCTGGAGTATTCGCGAAAGCCAGTTCCTGACCCGTTCAGCATCGGGCACTTGCTGGACCAGGTCGTCCTCAAAACGCGCTACGAATATGAGTCGCGTACATGCCCCGGCCTCAACAAGGTCAGCGTCTTCATGGGCGTGCTAGTCAGCCCCTCCATCGTGCCTCGGGAACCCGAAGACCTGGCGGCCGCCCCCATCTATCATTTGAAGCTTACTGTCAAGACCAGGATGCATTTGGAACACACGCGAAAGCAGGCTGGGGTCTGCCAATACCACATGCTCTCTGAGCTTCATCCTTCCGACAAACAAGACCTATTTCTTGCTGAGGAGTCGGACCCTAGTCTTTTAGACTCCGCCATGTATGTCTCCAGTGACACTAACAAGCTGGTCTGCATAGAAATATTTAAGCCCGAGTTCTCACACGAAGATCTCGCGACTTTCAGCCCTGATAGTATCCGGCGCAGGTTCGCTGAGGCTTGCGGAAAGTTTCCAGACCTCGATCCAGAAAAGGTGCCGTCGCAAGCCGAGTGTTTCAGCACTTTGctcaaaatattcaaagGGCCGTTGAACAGGCGTAGTCCGGACGACGTGCTGAAAACCATATCTGCAGATAACAAGTTTCTGAACTCGCAAATAGAACCCGCTTGGTTAACGGAGAGGTTCCAATTCCAGCTGTGTGAAACGCAAGCCTCAGAAGAACCTGAAACTGCCCTCGAGTACCAGCCCCCAGACCTGACAGACTATGTCAACAACCTGTCCGTCAGGAAGCTTAGAGAAGAGTACACCCGGAAGTGCTTGGAGTTGGTGTTTTTGGGCAAAATGGCCGTCGCCTTGATGTCGAAAGATGACGTAGCCCAGGATTCCCGGGCCAGATCGTTTCATCTATACCAGATAAGTTACTCTCCATCATTTTTCTTCCACTTATTGGGCGAAACCCGCGGTGTTATGGACTATGGTACCCAAGAAATCGATAAAAACTACCACTTCATCAACCTGTCGGCTTGCCACTACTACTCTGATAAAGACATAATTAAAAACTACGAGACGCAAGCTCGTTTGGACCCTGAAAACATTGGAATTTATTTTGACGCATTGAACTTCATTGCAAACTTCAAGGGTAGCTATCAACTCATAACTTACTGCCGGAAGCAAGACGTTGTTGGTAAGGAAGCCTTAGATTCTGCACTGTCTCTATTTGGGATTGATGCATCTGATACAGATCTGTCGACAGTGCCTGATGATCTCTTATTAGGAATCTACAGAAAAGAAAGCAGTCAGGCGTCTCAACAGAAGCGCTCGAgtctcaaaaactctctAAGGTTAATTGCgaaggccaaaaagagcCAAATATTGCAATTTTACACCGCTTACGAACCTTATGATAATACTTACCAGGCATATTCCTTGTTGGAAGTCAACGAATCCGTAGATGTCGACATTATCCAAACAGCATACACGGTAAAAGTTACTGACTCACCCGGACTAAAGATCGACTGTGACAGGGCAATCTACACTATAGCAGTATCGAGGAGGAGCATGCCTttgttcaattttttgGCGGAACAGTGTCCGGCATTTAATGAGTTTTACTCAGCAGACAAGCTTACCTACCAAGAAGCTCTAAACCTACTTCAAGTCAATGAAAATGCCTCTGACGATGTGATTTTAGAAGTGTTTCAAAGAAAGTGGCACCAAGAACCAGTTTCATCTCCTGACCAGTTtctgatttcttcaagtgcCTTAACCAAAATTGGCCAAGTTCGCAATTCTCTCCTTATCAATCGTTATTTGGAGACTGGTATCATTGACGTTTCCTGTCTTCCTGCCGGAAACTGGCCAACAGGCTTGAACAACATTGGGAATACATGTTATTTGAACTCGCTTTTACAGTACTATTTTTGTATTTCTCCCCTTCGCCAGTCAATCGTTGAGTACCAAAAGACTCTCAGCGAATTCCATCAATCTATTGGTCATTTGGAAAGCAAAAGGCGTATTGGAGGAAGAGAAGTTAGCGAAGCCGAAGTTGAGAGATCAATTCAGTTCGTTTACCAGTTAAGAGACCTTTTTACAGATATGGTTCACACTGAGAACAGATACGTGACACCTACAAAAGAACTGGCATATCTCGCTTTCGCTCCAAGTAACATCGAAgttgaatttgaaggaaCACCATCTTCCGGTAGCGTAGGGGAGGCagaggatgaggaggagGGGGCCATTAAAGAAACTACGGAAGTTATTGATCTGACATCTGTCCCAAATGCAGAGCAGGACATTGAAATGCTGGACCCTGTTCCTTCTGAATCTGAAATGATAGTCGAGCAATTCGTCGATTCACCAAAAGATGACAAGAAACAAGATGCTGCTGAGGCTATAGGAACATCTACCAGAGTAGCCAAAATAAGTTCAGATCAACTAGAGAATGCGCTTGAAATGGGTAGGCAGCAAGATGTAACAGAGTGCATTGGTAACgtgctttttcagcttgaaaGTGCATCTGAACCAACCTGCTTGGATACTGATGGGGAGCAGCAAGATCTCATTAAGCAACTCTTTTTTGGGAAACTGAGGCAAGTTTTGACCCCGCTAAATGACCCAACAAAAGTCAGAACAAAAATTGAGCGGTTTGTATCCCTGCTGGTCAACGTTGGAGATCATCCAAAAGACGTTTACGATGCCTTGGATCAATATTTCAAGAATGACGTTTTGCAACTGGAAGACGGGGACGTAAACAGAAGTGTGGCAATAAAAGAATTACCagctgttcttcaaattcaaattCAGCGTGTTTATTACGACCGCGAGCGGTTCATGCCATTCAAATCAATCGAGCCCTTACCTTTTGAGGATTCGATTTATATGGATAGATATATGGACACCGAAGATCCTGTGATGTTGAAGAAACgggaagaagctgcaacaCTGAAAAAAGAACTTGTAACgctgaaagagaagcagaGGTCTCTCCTTGACAAGAACGGAAGTGGAATGAGCTTCAAGAGTTCTCTGCTCGAAACAAAGCGCTTTTTACAATCCGACGTACTGGAGAATAACGATATCGAATCTCCAAACAAGGAGCAGTCCATCCAAACAATCGACTCAATGCTCTTGAAAATAGACGAGGAGCTTGCTAGCGTTTATCATCGAATTGCATTTCTCGAGCAGAAACTGAGCTCCCACTTCGATGACTTCAAACAGGAAGGATATTCACTTTTCGCCGTCTTTATTCATAGAGGTGAGGCCAGCTACGGCCACTATTGGATATACATCAAAGACAGTGGCAAGAACGGAATTTGGAGAAAGTATAACGACGAAAGCGTAACTGAGGCGCCTGAAAGtgaagttttcaatttttcagaaggtAATACAGCCACGCCATATTTCCTCGTGTACGT